The genomic window AGGTGGTCCTGGAACTCCACCTGGCAGGCCTGAAACACCTCCACGCAACGGGTGACCTTGCCTCCAGCCGTCTGTGCAAGTTCCTCCAGCCGATTCTGGTCTGTCCAGCGGTTCAGGTACACCGCCAGCTGGGTGAAGGACGCCTCCTGAGGCACCTGGAGTTTTTGCATGCCTTCCAGTGAGGGTTGAACGGGGAGCAGCACCTTGCCAGAGGCGATGGCGGCCTGGTGTTTGAAGAAGAACTCCTGGCTGGTGACGGTGTTCACCTGCAGCCGAAGGTCCAGCGGGCCATAAAGTCCGGTTCTGGCGAGGTTCACCTGCAAGGTGTCCCCCTGCACGGTGGGGGTGTTCGGTGTGCCCTGCACCAGCACCATGAGGTCTTCACCCCCCTGCCAGCCGAGGGCTTTGAGGTGCAGGGTGTTCTCTTTCACCGTCACCTCAGTGATTCTGGGCACCACCGTGTACTGGGTTTCCAGAGCGGTGCCCGTGACCTGCACCCGGAGGTTCCCGGCCTGCAGGGATTCGGGCAGGGTGGCGTCCAGCACCCCTTCGGCTTTCAGCTGGGTGTCAAGGGTCTGACCTGCCACCACCACCCGGGCATTCTGGGGGAATTTTCCCAGCAGGGTGATTTTCTCTCCAGGAGAGGCACTGACAGGCACCACCTGATTCAGGCGGTACGTGACCTTGACGGGTGCTTCGTCCCCGCAGGCCGCGAGCACCAGGGCCAGGGTGGGGAGTGTCCAGAGGGGGGAGCGTTTCATGGGACGACCGTGAAACTCCACACCGGGCTGATGGTGGCCGCCACCTGCACTTTCTCGTCGTTGAAGTCATACCCAATGACCTTCCAGTAATACACCCCCGCTGGGAGGGCCGTCTGGCTGTTCGGGTAGGTGACGCTCGTCTCTTTGATGGCGACCAGTTTGCCCTTGTCGTTGGTGGGCACCGTCCAGATGGGGGTCACGTTGGGGGCGTCAGGTTTCTGGTTGTACACGTAGAACACGTAGGCGTCTGCACCGATGGGGGCCTCCCAGCTGAGGGTGGGTTTCCCACCCGCGACCACCGTGCCGTTCTGGGGGCTGGTGAGTTTCTGTTCTCCAGGAAACTGGAATTGGGTGTAATTGGACATCGCGATTTCAGCACCACCCACCACCGCGACCACCACCCCGTAATGGGTTCCGGCGGCCTCGGTGGGGGTGAGGGGTTTGTCCTTGTCCACCGAGTCGATTTCCGGGGTGTCCTGGGGAAGGATGCTGACCCGGCGGTCATAGGGGCCGACGAGACTGTTGTGGCTGTACTTCAGGCGGTAGCCATTGAGCACCTTGTTGCCGCCGGGGGTGTAACTTTTCCACACCCAGTCCAGGTAGTACTCGGAATTGCTGTCGTACACTGGGTCCGCCTGTTTCTGGATGTGCCCTTTCGGCTGCTCCGCCAGATCGCTGGGGGCTGTGACGTTGCGCCACTCGCTGGGG from Deinococcus cellulosilyticus NBRC 106333 = KACC 11606 includes these protein-coding regions:
- a CDS encoding Ig-like domain-containing protein encodes the protein MKHSRLNPIILLSALLITGCSEDTAPPSGAIQSPNHNSTVGGKVPVQVVARGDAEISKIQLYARNTATHEEGIFIGSTVSAPGSIEWNTGLFPSGATLDLYAKVTDVAGNVADTDPVSVTINNTDRVEMLHFMGIRVPPAKKTTVARQQWNPSEWRNVTAPSDLAEQPKGHIQKQADPVYDSNSEYYLDWVWKSYTPGGNKVLNGYRLKYSHNSLVGPYDRRVSILPQDTPEIDSVDKDKPLTPTEAAGTHYGVVVAVVGGAEIAMSNYTQFQFPGEQKLTSPQNGTVVAGGKPTLSWEAPIGADAYVFYVYNQKPDAPNVTPIWTVPTNDKGKLVAIKETSVTYPNSQTALPAGVYYWKVIGYDFNDEKVQVAATISPVWSFTVVP